Proteins co-encoded in one Garra rufa chromosome 7, GarRuf1.0, whole genome shotgun sequence genomic window:
- the LOC141338191 gene encoding CMP-N-acetylneuraminate-beta-galactosamide-alpha-2,3-sialyltransferase 1-like, whose amino-acid sequence MSLLTQRKIRALTGLLCAMTFSMFVFSYTLREPSLFFFRSVLGLSGSTCSCQHCIKHLDDEDDSWFMERFNRSFHPLMSRKNNMLSDETYRWWQWLQAERNPSNLTIVLDRLFQLIPAEERYVDAHPDRCRTCSVVGNSGNLRESRYGSYIDSSDFVIRMNQAPTQGFEKDVGFKTTHHLMYPESATDLDNSTSLVLIPFKTLDLEWIISALTTGTISKLVNYYLIF is encoded by the exons ATGTCTCTCCTCACCCAGAGGAAAATACGTGCATTGACGGGACTTTTGTGTGCCATGACCTTCTCCATGTTTGTGTTCAGTTACACACTCAGAGAACCCTCGCTGTTCTTCTTCAGGTCCGTGCTGGGCCTCTCAGGAAGTACGTGTTCCTGTCAACATTGTATCAAACAccttgatgatgaagatgatagCTGGTTTATGGAACGGTTTAACCGATCTTTCCATCCACTGATGTCCAGGAAAAACAACATGCTCTCAGACGAGACATACAGATGGTGGCAG TGGCTACAGGCTGAAAGGAATCCATCCAACCTAACCATAGTGTTGGACAGATTATTCCAGCTGATCCCTGCTGAGGAACGCTATGTTGATGCACATCCGGATCGCTGTCGAACATGCTCTGTAGTCGGGAATTCTGGGAATCTTCGGGAGTCCCGTTATGGGTCCTACATCGACTCCAGTGATTTTGTCATACG AATGAACCAGGCTCCAACACAGGGTTTTGAAAAAGATGTCGGCTTTAAGACTACTCATCACCTTATGTATCCAGAAAGCGCCACCGATTTAGACAACTCCACAAGTCTGGTACTCATTCCCTTTAAAACTCTGGATCTAGAGTGGATCATCAGTGCTCTGACTACAGGAACCATCTCAAAGTTAGTGAATTATTATCTGATATTTTGA